CCCCCGAGGGTCCGAACATCGGTCTCATCGGTTCGTTGTCGGTGTACGCGCGGGTCAACCCGTTCGGCTTCATCGAGACGCCGTACCGCAAGGTCGTCGACGGCAAGGTCACCGACCAGGTCGACTACCTGACCGCAGACGAGGAGGACCGTCACGTCGTCGCGCAGGCCAACTCGGCTGTCGACACGAACGGGCACTTCACGGAGGAGCGCGTCCTGGTCCGCCGTAAGGGCGGCGAGGTCGAGTTCGTCTCCTCGGCCGACGTCGACTACATGGACGTCTCGCCGCGGCAGATGGTCTCCGTCGCGACCGCGATGATTCCGTTCCTCGAGCACGACGACGCGAACCGTGCCCTCATGGGCGCGAACATGCAGCGTCAGGCGGTGCCGCTGATCCGCAGCGAGTCCCCGCTGGTCGGTACCGGCATGGAGCTGCGTGCCGCCGTCGACGCCGGTGACGTCATCGTCAACGAGAAGTCGGGCGTCGTGGAGGAGGTCTCCGCGGACTACGTCACGGTCATGGCCGACGACGGCAGCCGCAAGACCTACCGGCTGCGCAAGTTCGCCCGGTCGAACCAGGGCACCTGCAGCAACCAGCGTCCGATCGTGGACGAGGGTCAGCGGGTCGAGTCCGGCCAGGTCCTCGCCGACGGCCCCTGCACCGAGAACGGTGAGATGGCGCTCGGCAAGAACCTGCTCGTGGCGATCATGCCGTGGGAAGGCCACAACTACGAGGACGCGATCATCCTGAGCCAGCGGCTCGTGGAGGAGGACGTGCTCACCTCGATCCACATCGAGGAGCACGAGATCGATGCCCGCGACACCAAGCTCGGTGCCGAGGAGATCACCCGGGACATCCCGAACGTCTCCGACGAGGTCCTGGCCGATCTCGACGAGCGGGGCATCATCCGCATCGGTGCCGAGGTCCGGGACGGCGACATCCTCGTCGGCAAGGTCACGCCGAAGGGCGAGACCGAGCTGACGCCGGAGGAGCGCCTGCTGCGTGCCATCTTCGGTGAGAAGGCCCGTGAGGTCCGCGACACGTCGCTCAAGGTGCCGCACGGCGAGAACGGCAAGGTCATCGGTATTCGCGTGTTCTCACGCGAGGACGACGACGACCTGCCTCCCGGTGTCAACGAGCTGGTCCGCGTCTACGTGGCCCAGAAGCGCAAGATCCAGGACGGCGACAAGCTGGCCGGCCGGCACGGCAACAAGGGCGTCATCGGCAAGATCCTTCCTCAGGAGGACATGCCGTTCCTGCCCGACGGCACCCCGGTCGACATCATCCTGAACACCCACGGTGTGCCGCGTCGTATGAACATCGGCCAGGTGCTCGAGACGCACCTGGGCTGGATCGGCAAGACCGGATGGAACGTGCAGATCGCCTCCGACGGCTCCCGCCCGGACTGGGCCGAGAGCCTGCCGGAGGAGATGCTGTCCGCCCCGGCCGACTCGAACATCGCCACCCCGGTGTTCGACGGTGCCAAGGAGGACGAGCTCACCGGTCTGCTCGCGTCCACGCTGCCCAACCGCGACGGCGACCTCATGGTCACGCCCGACGGCAAGGCCACGTTGTTCGACGGTCGCTCCGGCGAGCCGTTCCCGTACCCGGTCTCGGTCGGCTACATGTACATCATCAAGCTGCACCACCTGGTCGACGACAAGATCCACGCGCGTTCGACCGGTCCGTACTCGATGATCACGCAGCAGCCGCTCGGTGGTAAGGCCCAGTTCGGTGGCCAGCGCTTCGGTGAGATGGAGTGCTGGGCGATGCAGGCCTACGGCGCGGCGTACACGCTGCAGGAACTGCTGACCATCAAGTCGGACGACGTGGTGGGCCGCGTGAAGGTGTACGAGGCCATCGTCAAGGGCGAGAACATCCCGGAGCCCGGTATCCCCGAATCGTTCAAGGTGCTCCTCAAGGAGCTCCAGTCGCTCTGCCTCAACGTGGAGGTGCTGTCCAGCGACGGTGCCGCCATCGCGATGGCGGACGGAGACGACGAGGATCTCGAGCGCGCGGCTGCGAACCTGGGCATCAACCTGTCCAGGAACGAGGCGGCGACGGTCGACGACCTCGCGAACTAGGAGCCGACCCGGCGGGGTGCACTGCACCCCGCCGGGCCCCGGCAGAGTGCACGAGCCGTTCCACGGCAGTGATAGCGACAACTAGTAGCAACAACCCGAACAGGGGAAAGGAAGTTACGTGCTCGACGTCAACTTCTTCGATGAACTCCGCATCGGCCTTGCCAGTGCAGACGACATCCGTAACTGGTCCTACGGCGAGGTCAAGAAGCCGGAGACCATCAACTACCGCACGCTCAAGCCCGAGAAGGACGGCCTCTTCTGCGAGAAGATCTTCGGCCCCACCCGGGACTGGGAGTGCTACTGCGGCAAATACAAGCGGGTCCGCTTCAAGGGCATCATCTGTGAGCGCTGCGGCGTCGAGGTGACTCGCGCCAAGGTGCGTCGTGAGCGCATGGGCCACATCGAACTGGCCGCTCCGGTCACGCACATCTGGTACTTCAAGGGTGTGCCCAGCCGGCTCGGTTACCTGCTGGACCTGGCGCCGAAGGATCTCGAGAAGATCATCTACTTCGCCGCCTACGTCATCGTCGGTGTCGACGAGGAACTGCGCCACAACGAGCTCTCCACTCTCGAAGCCGAGATGGAGGTCGAGAAGAAGTCGGTCGCCGATCAGCGTGACGCCGACCTCGAGGCCCGGGCACAGAAGCTCGAAGCCGACATCGCCGAGCTCGAGGCCGAGGGCGCCAAGGCCGACGTCCGCCGCAAGGTCAAGGACGGCGGCGAGCGCGAGATGCGTCAGCTCCGTGACCGCGCCCAGCGCGAGCTGGACCGGCTCGACGAGATCTGGACGACGTTCACGAAGCTGTCGGTCAAGCAGCTCATCGTGGACGAGGTGCTCTACCGCGAGCTCGTCGATCGTTACGGCGAGTACTTCACGGGTGCGATGGGCGCGGAGTCCATCCAGATCCTCATGCAGAACTTCGACATCGACGCCGAGGCCGAGTCGCTGCGCGAGACCATCCGTAGCGGCAAGGGGCAGAAGAAGCTCCGTGCGCTCAAGCGGCTCAAGGTGGTCGCGGGCTTCCAGGCCAGCGGCAACTCGCCCATGGGCATGGTCCTCAACGCCGTTCCGGTGATCCCGCCGGAGCTGCGTCCGATGGTGCAGCTCGACGGTGGCCGGTTCGCGACCTCCGATCTCAACGACCTGTACCGCCGCGTCATCAACCGCAACAACCGCCTCAAGCGTCTGATCGATCTCGGTGCCCCCGAGATCATCGTCAACAACGAGAAGCGGATGCTGCAGGAGTCGGTCGACGCCCTGTTCGACAACGGTCGTCGTGGCCGTCCCGTCACGGGACCGGGCAACCGCCCACTGAAGTCCCTGAGCGACCTGCTCAAGGGCAAGCAGGGCCGGTTCCGTCAGAACCTGCTCGGCAAGCGCGTCGACTACTCCGGCCGTTCGGTCATCGTCGTCGGCCCGCAGCTCAAGCTGCACCAGTGCGGTCTGCCGAAGCTGATGGCGCTCGAGCTGTTCAAGCCGTTCGTCATGAAGCGGCTGGTCGACCTCAACCACGCGCAGAACATCAAGTCCGCGAAGCGCATGGTCGAGCGTCAGCGTCCGCAGGTGTGGGACGTGCTCGAAGAGGTCATCGCCGAGCATCCGGTGCTGCTCAACCGTGCACCCACCCTGCACCGCCTGGGCATCCAGGCCTTCGAGCCGCAGCTCGTCGAGGGCAAGGCCATCCAGCTGCACCCGCTCGTGTGTGAGGCGTTCAACGCCGACTTCGACGGTGACCAGATGGCCGTGCACCTGCCGCTGTCCGCGGAGGCACAGGCCGAGGCACGCATCCTGATGCTGTCGTCGAACAACATCCTGTCGCCGGCGTCGGGCCGTCCGCTCGCCATGCCGCGACTGGACATGGTGACGGGTCTGTACCACCTGACCCGGCTCGTCGAAGGTGCCGAGGGCGAGTACCAGCCCGCGACCGAGGACGAGGCGGAGCAGGGCGTCTACAGCTCGCCGGCCGAGGCTCAGATGGCCGTCGACCTCGGCGCGCTGTCGGTGCAGGCGAACATCAAGGTGCGGCTGACGCAGCAGCGTCCGCCGCGCGAGGTCGAGGAGGAGCTCTTCCCCGAGGGCTGGACCGCGGGTCAGAGCTGGATCACCGAGACCACGCTCGGCCGGGTCGTCTTCAACGAGCTGCTCCCGGCGGACTACCCGTTCGTCAACGAGATCATGCCGAAGAAGCGTCAGGCGACGATCATCAACGATCTCGCCGAGCGTTACCCGATGATCGTGGTCGCGCAGACGGTCGACAAGCTCAAGGACGCCGGCTTCTACTGGGCCACGCGTTCGGGTGTGACCGTCTCGATCTCCGACGTCCTCGTGCCGCCGGAGAAGGCTCAGATCATGGAGGCGTTCGAGGCGCAGGCCGATCAGATCGAGAAGAAGTACCAGCGTGGTGCGCTCAACCACGCCGAGCGCAACAGTGCTCTGGTCAAGATCTGGTCCGAGGCCACCGACGAGGTCGGTAAGGCCATGGAGGCGCACTTCCCCGACGACAACCCGATCCCGATGATCGTGAAGTCCGGCGCGGCCGGAAACATGACTCAGGTTCGCTCGCTCGCCGGCATGAAGGGTCTGGTGACGAACCCGAAGGGTGAGTTCATCCCGCGTCCGATCAAGTCCTCCTTCAAGGAGGGCCTGACCGTTCTCGAGTACTTCATCAACACTCACGGTGCTCGTAAGGGTCTGGCCGACACCGCGCTGCGTACCGCCGACTCGGGTTACCTGACCCGTCGTCTGGTGGACGTCTCGCAGGACGTCATCGTCCGTGAGACCGACTGTGGCACCGAGCGTGGCATCGTCACCACCATCGCCGAGAAGCAGCCGGACGGTTCGCTCATCCGCGACGCGCACGTCGAGACCTCGACGTACGCCCGCACCCTGGCCGCGGACGCGGTCGACGAGAACGGCAACGTCGTCGTCGAACGTGGTCACGATCTGGGCGACCCGGCGATCGACGCGCTGCTCGCAGCGGGCATCACGCAGGTCAAGGTTCGTTCGGTGCTCACCTGCACCACCGGCACCGGCGTCTGCGCCACCTGCTACGGCCGCTCGATGGCCACCGGCAAGCTGGTCGATATCGGTGAGGCTGTCGGTATCGTCGCCGCACAGTCGATCGGTGAGCCCGGCACCCAGCTGACGATGCGTACCTTCCACCAGGGTGGTGTCGCCGGAGACGACATCACCGGTGGTCTGCCGCGCGTCCAGGAGCTGTTCGAGGCCCGTGTCCCCAAGGGCAAGGCCCCGATCGCCGATGTCACCGGACGGGTGCAGCTCGAGGACGGTGACCGCTTCTACAAGATCACCATCGTCCCGGACGACGGTGGCGAGGAAGTCGTCTACGACAAGCTGTCCAAGCGTCAGCGTCTGCGTGTCTTCAAGCACGACGACGGCAGCGAGCGTCTGCTGTCGGACGGCGACCACGTCGAGGTCGGTCAGCAGCTCATGGAGGGTGCTGCCGATCCGCACGAGGTGCTTCGTGTGATGGGCCCCCGTCAGGTGCAGATCCACCTCGTCAACGAGGTCCAGGAGGTGTACCGGAGCCAGGGTGTGTCGATCCACGACAAGCACATCGAGACGATCGTGCGGCAGATGCTGCGCCGTGTGACGATCATCGACTCGGGCGCGACGGAGTTCCTGCCCGGATCGCTCGTCGAGCGCAGCGAGTTCGAGGCGTCCAACCGGCGTGTCGTGTCCGAGGGCGGCGAGCCGGCTTCGGGTCGCCCGGTGCTCATGGGCATCACGAAGGCGTCGCTGGCCACCGATTCGTGGCTGTCGGCGGCCTCCTTCCAGGAAACCACCCGAGTGCTCACCGATGCGGCGATCAACTGCCGCAGCGACAAGCTCATCGGCCTGAAGGAGAACGTGATCATCGGAAAGCTGATCCCCGCGGGTACCGGTATCAACCGGTACCGCAACATCCAGGTTCAGCCGACCGAAGAGGCCCGTGCCGCCGCATACGCGGTGCCGTCCTACGACGACCAGTACTACGGCCCGGACGGCTTCGGCCAGAACACCGGTGCCGCGGTTCCGCTGGACGACTACGGTTTCGGGACCGACTACCGCTAGTCGGGTAGTCGGCATCAGTACCGACTACCGCTAGTCGGGTAGTCGGCATCAGTACCGACTACCGCTAGTCGGCTGAAGGCCGAAGGCCCCGCCCCTTTCTCTTCGGGGGCGGGGCCTTCGTCTGTCTGTGCGTCGGTCACCGCCTGTACGTCACCCGCCGCACGCCCCCGGTTCCGGCACAATGTCACATCGGTTCGCTCAGATCGAAACTGTGGGTCACCGTGCCGAACAGGCCGCGTCGGCAGTGGGCGAAAGGGGCGACGACGTCAGTCGCCGAGGAGGCCGCTCTCGACGAATCGCGTGAGGGCGGCGAGGCCGTCGGGGTCGGTGCCTTCCCAGGAGCTGACGAACTCGCGGGTGATGGTGTCGAGGAGCAGCGTGGTGAACAACGGGGAGCCGGGGAGCGTGGCGCCCGACTCGGCCAGACGCTCGAGCGTGACGGACCACGGCTTCAGGTGCACGGCCCAGAAGTCCCGCATGCCCGCAGCGAAGTCGCGATCGACGAGAGCTGCCTCGTCGAGAGCGTCCAGTGCGGCGCGATGGCGGGAATGGACCTGCCACAGCACCTGGAGATACGGGCCGATGTCGGTTCCGGCGGGCGTGCGAGTGGCGATGGCGTCGGAGTCGGCCGCGATCTCCTCGGCCAGAGCGAGCAGCACCGCTTCCATACTGTCGAACTGTTCGTCGAACTCGGCGTGGCTGTGCCCGGATTCGGTGGCGATGTCGGCGACCGAGGTACCGACGTATCCGCGGACCGAGAGCACGGTGCGGGCCGCGTCGAGCAGTTCCGCGCGCAACCGGGCGGTGTTCTCCTGACGTCTGCTCACGAATTCCACTCTGTCACGCCGGGCCCCGGCCTTCCACCGGCTCGTCAGCGGGGTATGTGGAATGTGACCAGTGTCGAACCCGACGGCGCGATGTCGCGCCAGTCGCCCGGCACGGAGAGGACGGCGAGCGCGGACGTCGGAAACCTGCTGCGGATTCCGTCGGCCGCCGGCGAGTCGATGTTCCCGGCGAGGGTGAGGGCGGTGGCCGGCATTCCGGGTTCGTGGCCGACGACGAGGAGCGTGCTCACCTCGGGCGCGGTGTGCGCGATCTGCGCGAGGATCTCCTCCGGACCGGCGCCGTACAGTTCGTCGCGGAAGGACGTCGGCGCGGTGAGCCCGGTGGCGGACAGCGTCTCACGGGTTCGTCGCGCGCTGGAGCAGAGGACGGCATCGATCGGCGGCAGATGCGTGCGGATCCAGTCGCCGGCGAGACCTGCCTGCCGCAGACCTCGTTCGGCCAGCGGGCGTTCGTGGTCCGGGGTGCCTTCCGGGTAGGCGGACTTTCCGTGCCGGAGGAGGACCAGGGTGCGCGAGTTGGTCACGACAGGTCCGGGTCCGGGCCGGCGGTGTTCGGGGGCGACGAGATCCTCGCGGTGGCGCGCACCGCTCCGTCGACGACGAACCAGATGGTCAGGGCGGTGTCGTCGACCCGTGAACGGAGCGCGATCTGGTCGGTGGAGACGATGGGGGACAGGTACTCGACGACCGCGCGGTGTGGGACATCGACCAGGTGGGGAGCTCGCCGGGCGAGCTGTTCCTCGACGGCCTGCCAGTAGACGGCGTTGTTGACGTGGTCGAACGGGTCGATGTCGGTGTGTCGGAGGACGAACGGGGCATCGGTGACTCCGGGCTCCGCGGCGTCGGGGAGGTCGTCGGTGATCCACCGTTTCCACTTCAGCCGGTGCTCGGCCGTCGACTCGGCGAGTCGTTCGATGAACCTGTCGCTCATGCGGGTCGGCATTCCGGTTTCCGGGCTGATGTTGATCCAGAATCCGGATGTCTCGATCACCGCGCCGGAACCGGCGGTGATCTGGACCCGCATGTCCGCCCAGCGGGTGGAGAACCCGGAGCACCACCGCAGCAGGCGGATGCGCTCCGGGCCGTCGGTGGGTTTGAGGACGTCGATGACCGTGCGGCGCACGATCCACAGGGGATGCGTCTCGAGGGCGCCGATCGCCTCCAGGTTGTCGGCGCCCATGTCCTGGAGGTAGCGGGCGATGCCGTCGAGGCGCAGGCGCTGGGTGGCGTCGATGTCGCCGGTGCGAATCGGCCACGAGTTCTCGTAGAAGTGTGCAGTCTCCGGGACGGCGGCGAGCGGCTGTTCGATGGTCACGTGTGGTCCTCACCTCGGAACGGACTCGACAGATTGTCGCATCACAGCCCCTCCCTTGTAAGGCAGGCCGGGGCTCAGTACAGTCATTCGTAACTGTTACTGCATGTAACACTCAGCTTCGACCGGCCGGATCTGCGAGGAATTCTCATGGCTTACGTCATCACCCAGGCTTGTTGTAACGATGCGAGCTGTGTCTCGGCCTGCCCGGTGAACTGCATCCATCCGACGCCGGAAGAGCGCGAGTTCGCCCAGTCGGAGATGCTCCACATCGACCCGCAGACCTGCATCGACTGCGGTGCCTGCGTCGATGCCTGCCCGGTGGACGCGATCTTCCCCGAGGACAAGCTGTTCGGATCGCTCGAGCGGTACAAGGACATCAACGCCGAGTACTACCAGGCGCACCCGATGCCGGAGGACTGGATCCCGCTGACGCCGCAGACGCCGCCGCGTCGCGGT
This genomic interval from Rhodococcus triatomae contains the following:
- a CDS encoding DNA-directed RNA polymerase subunit beta', with the protein product MLDVNFFDELRIGLASADDIRNWSYGEVKKPETINYRTLKPEKDGLFCEKIFGPTRDWECYCGKYKRVRFKGIICERCGVEVTRAKVRRERMGHIELAAPVTHIWYFKGVPSRLGYLLDLAPKDLEKIIYFAAYVIVGVDEELRHNELSTLEAEMEVEKKSVADQRDADLEARAQKLEADIAELEAEGAKADVRRKVKDGGEREMRQLRDRAQRELDRLDEIWTTFTKLSVKQLIVDEVLYRELVDRYGEYFTGAMGAESIQILMQNFDIDAEAESLRETIRSGKGQKKLRALKRLKVVAGFQASGNSPMGMVLNAVPVIPPELRPMVQLDGGRFATSDLNDLYRRVINRNNRLKRLIDLGAPEIIVNNEKRMLQESVDALFDNGRRGRPVTGPGNRPLKSLSDLLKGKQGRFRQNLLGKRVDYSGRSVIVVGPQLKLHQCGLPKLMALELFKPFVMKRLVDLNHAQNIKSAKRMVERQRPQVWDVLEEVIAEHPVLLNRAPTLHRLGIQAFEPQLVEGKAIQLHPLVCEAFNADFDGDQMAVHLPLSAEAQAEARILMLSSNNILSPASGRPLAMPRLDMVTGLYHLTRLVEGAEGEYQPATEDEAEQGVYSSPAEAQMAVDLGALSVQANIKVRLTQQRPPREVEEELFPEGWTAGQSWITETTLGRVVFNELLPADYPFVNEIMPKKRQATIINDLAERYPMIVVAQTVDKLKDAGFYWATRSGVTVSISDVLVPPEKAQIMEAFEAQADQIEKKYQRGALNHAERNSALVKIWSEATDEVGKAMEAHFPDDNPIPMIVKSGAAGNMTQVRSLAGMKGLVTNPKGEFIPRPIKSSFKEGLTVLEYFINTHGARKGLADTALRTADSGYLTRRLVDVSQDVIVRETDCGTERGIVTTIAEKQPDGSLIRDAHVETSTYARTLAADAVDENGNVVVERGHDLGDPAIDALLAAGITQVKVRSVLTCTTGTGVCATCYGRSMATGKLVDIGEAVGIVAAQSIGEPGTQLTMRTFHQGGVAGDDITGGLPRVQELFEARVPKGKAPIADVTGRVQLEDGDRFYKITIVPDDGGEEVVYDKLSKRQRLRVFKHDDGSERLLSDGDHVEVGQQLMEGAADPHEVLRVMGPRQVQIHLVNEVQEVYRSQGVSIHDKHIETIVRQMLRRVTIIDSGATEFLPGSLVERSEFEASNRRVVSEGGEPASGRPVLMGITKASLATDSWLSAASFQETTRVLTDAAINCRSDKLIGLKENVIIGKLIPAGTGINRYRNIQVQPTEEARAAAYAVPSYDDQYYGPDGFGQNTGAAVPLDDYGFGTDYR
- a CDS encoding SixA phosphatase family protein encodes the protein MTNSRTLVLLRHGKSAYPEGTPDHERPLAERGLRQAGLAGDWIRTHLPPIDAVLCSSARRTRETLSATGLTAPTSFRDELYGAGPEEILAQIAHTAPEVSTLLVVGHEPGMPATALTLAGNIDSPAADGIRSRFPTSALAVLSVPGDWRDIAPSGSTLVTFHIPR
- a CDS encoding acyl-[acyl-carrier-protein] thioesterase — protein: MTIEQPLAAVPETAHFYENSWPIRTGDIDATQRLRLDGIARYLQDMGADNLEAIGALETHPLWIVRRTVIDVLKPTDGPERIRLLRWCSGFSTRWADMRVQITAGSGAVIETSGFWINISPETGMPTRMSDRFIERLAESTAEHRLKWKRWITDDLPDAAEPGVTDAPFVLRHTDIDPFDHVNNAVYWQAVEEQLARRAPHLVDVPHRAVVEYLSPIVSTDQIALRSRVDDTALTIWFVVDGAVRATARISSPPNTAGPDPDLS
- a CDS encoding TetR/AcrR family transcriptional regulator, with product MSRRQENTARLRAELLDAARTVLSVRGYVGTSVADIATESGHSHAEFDEQFDSMEAVLLALAEEIAADSDAIATRTPAGTDIGPYLQVLWQVHSRHRAALDALDEAALVDRDFAAGMRDFWAVHLKPWSVTLERLAESGATLPGSPLFTTLLLDTITREFVSSWEGTDPDGLAALTRFVESGLLGD
- the rpoB gene encoding DNA-directed RNA polymerase subunit beta; the encoded protein is MLEGRILAVSSQTKAVSGIPGAPKRVSFAKIREPLEVPGLLDLQTDSFEWLIGSQNWRERTAARGDTAVTGGLEDVLAELSPIEDFSGSMSLSFSDPRFEEVKASVDECKDKDMTYAAPLFVTAEFINNNTGEIKSQTVFMGDFPMMTDKGTFIINGTERVVVSQLVRSPGVYFDESIDKSTEKTLHSVKVIPGRGAWLEFDVDKRDTVGVRIDRKRRQPVTVLLKALGWTTEQITERFGFSEILMATLEKDNTAGTDEALLDIYRKLRPGEPPTKESAQTLLENLFFKDKRYDLARVGRYKINKKLGLNIGQPIEASTLTEEDIVATIEYLVRLHAGDTTMTAPGGAPVPVEVDDIDHFGNRRLRTVGELIQNQIRVGLSRMERVVRERMTTQDVEAITPQTLINIRPVVAAIKEFFGTSQLSQFMDQNNPLSGLTHKRRLSALGPGGLSRERAGLEVRDVHPSHYGRMCPIETPEGPNIGLIGSLSVYARVNPFGFIETPYRKVVDGKVTDQVDYLTADEEDRHVVAQANSAVDTNGHFTEERVLVRRKGGEVEFVSSADVDYMDVSPRQMVSVATAMIPFLEHDDANRALMGANMQRQAVPLIRSESPLVGTGMELRAAVDAGDVIVNEKSGVVEEVSADYVTVMADDGSRKTYRLRKFARSNQGTCSNQRPIVDEGQRVESGQVLADGPCTENGEMALGKNLLVAIMPWEGHNYEDAIILSQRLVEEDVLTSIHIEEHEIDARDTKLGAEEITRDIPNVSDEVLADLDERGIIRIGAEVRDGDILVGKVTPKGETELTPEERLLRAIFGEKAREVRDTSLKVPHGENGKVIGIRVFSREDDDDLPPGVNELVRVYVAQKRKIQDGDKLAGRHGNKGVIGKILPQEDMPFLPDGTPVDIILNTHGVPRRMNIGQVLETHLGWIGKTGWNVQIASDGSRPDWAESLPEEMLSAPADSNIATPVFDGAKEDELTGLLASTLPNRDGDLMVTPDGKATLFDGRSGEPFPYPVSVGYMYIIKLHHLVDDKIHARSTGPYSMITQQPLGGKAQFGGQRFGEMECWAMQAYGAAYTLQELLTIKSDDVVGRVKVYEAIVKGENIPEPGIPESFKVLLKELQSLCLNVEVLSSDGAAIAMADGDDEDLERAAANLGINLSRNEAATVDDLAN